One Caulobacter segnis genomic window carries:
- the dapF gene encoding diaminopimelate epimerase, with protein sequence MSRTFLKMNGLGNDFVVIETATQSFEPTPEEIRAIAKRGDGGVGCDQVIAIDPPKAEGASAYVRFWNSDGEETGACGNGTRCVAWLLMQSAGKEAVAFDTVAGRLSGVAAGDKLVTVDMGQPGLDWKEIPLSEEMDTARVELQVGPIDAPLVHTPVCVSMGNPHVVFFVDAPVTDAFATKTGSLVEHHPLFPEGVNVGFAHVESRDHIRLKVWERGAGLTAACGTGACAAQVAAVRRGLTDRKAKVEFESGSLVIEWRESDGHVIMTGPITMEYAGKLPEAVAA encoded by the coding sequence ATGAGCCGCACCTTCCTGAAGATGAACGGGCTCGGCAACGACTTCGTCGTCATCGAGACCGCCACCCAGAGCTTCGAACCGACCCCTGAGGAGATCCGCGCGATCGCCAAACGTGGGGACGGCGGTGTCGGCTGCGACCAGGTCATCGCCATCGACCCTCCGAAGGCGGAGGGCGCGTCGGCCTATGTGCGGTTCTGGAATTCGGACGGCGAGGAGACCGGCGCCTGCGGCAACGGCACCCGCTGCGTGGCGTGGCTGCTGATGCAGTCGGCCGGCAAGGAGGCCGTGGCCTTCGACACCGTCGCGGGCCGCCTTTCGGGCGTGGCCGCCGGCGACAAGCTGGTCACGGTCGACATGGGTCAGCCGGGCCTGGACTGGAAAGAGATCCCGCTGTCGGAAGAGATGGACACCGCCCGGGTCGAGCTGCAGGTCGGTCCGATCGACGCGCCGCTGGTCCATACGCCGGTCTGCGTCTCTATGGGCAATCCGCACGTCGTGTTCTTCGTCGACGCGCCGGTCACGGACGCGTTCGCCACCAAGACCGGCAGCCTGGTCGAGCACCACCCGCTGTTTCCCGAGGGCGTCAATGTCGGTTTCGCGCATGTCGAGAGCCGCGACCATATCCGGCTGAAGGTCTGGGAGCGCGGCGCGGGCCTGACCGCCGCCTGCGGCACTGGCGCCTGCGCCGCCCAGGTCGCCGCCGTGCGGCGCGGCCTGACCGACCGCAAGGCCAAGGTCGAGTTCGAGAGCGGGTCGCTGGTCATCGAGTGGCGCGAGAGCGACGGCCACGTGATCATGACCGGTCCGATCACCATGGAATACGCCGGCAAGCTGCCGGAGGCCGTGGCGGCTTGA
- a CDS encoding potassium channel family protein encodes MSQDEHEGLRLRARLRALYHGASPAAVRFRYAVILIDLAIIAFFIAAPLMQRHGVTFYLIDYGVAAFLGLDLAARALAHGDIRSWLKKPIVWLDLFVLATLLFPAWLFNFGFLRVLRLWTLIHSEFFWRTVARRYDDTRVEDITRAASSLLTFVFVVTGFVYTSFVGRHDGISGYVDALYFTVTSLTTTGYGDVTLPGAWGKLLSMAVMLGGVSLFIGLIQSILRPHKVIYQCHACGLRRHDPDAVHCKACGVLLNIPDDGV; translated from the coding sequence ATGAGCCAGGACGAACACGAAGGCCTTCGTCTTCGCGCCCGCCTGCGGGCCCTGTACCACGGGGCCTCGCCGGCGGCGGTGCGGTTCCGTTACGCCGTCATCCTGATCGACCTGGCGATCATCGCCTTCTTCATCGCCGCGCCGCTGATGCAGCGTCACGGCGTGACCTTCTACCTGATCGACTACGGCGTAGCGGCCTTCCTGGGCCTGGACCTGGCCGCGCGGGCGCTCGCCCACGGCGACATCCGGTCCTGGCTGAAGAAGCCGATCGTCTGGCTGGACCTGTTCGTCCTGGCCACCCTGCTGTTCCCGGCCTGGCTGTTCAATTTCGGCTTCCTGCGGGTGCTGCGCCTGTGGACCCTGATCCACAGCGAGTTCTTCTGGCGCACGGTCGCACGGCGCTACGACGACACCCGGGTCGAGGACATCACCCGCGCCGCCAGCTCGCTGCTGACCTTCGTCTTCGTGGTCACCGGCTTCGTCTATACGAGCTTCGTCGGCCGGCACGACGGCATCTCCGGCTATGTCGACGCCCTGTATTTCACCGTCACCAGCCTGACGACCACCGGCTATGGCGACGTCACCCTGCCGGGCGCCTGGGGCAAGCTCCTGTCGATGGCGGTGATGCTGGGCGGGGTGTCGCTGTTCATCGGCCTGATCCAGTCGATCCTGCGGCCGCACAAGGTGATCTATCAGTGCCACGCCTGCGGCCTGCGCCGGCACGATCCCGACGCCGTCCACTGCAAGGCGTGCGGCGTTCTGCTGAACATTCCCGACGACGGGGTCTGA
- a CDS encoding prolyl oligopeptidase family serine peptidase: protein MRKRLLALLVTSILVSASLMTLDPAIAAEARTPLSELGKDDPYIWMEEIEGPRALDWAKAQNARSLPVLQGDPRYADLEAKALAILNAKDRVPGVSFAGDGSLRNFWQDKDHVRGIWRKTTLDSYRAAEPTWETILDIDALSEAENANWVFKGASCLPPDETRCLVTLSNGGKDAVTVREFDTTTKSFVPGGFVLPEGKQNYSWLDKDTLLVGREWTPGELTESGYAYVLKTLKRGQALGQAVEVYRGQKTDVSVSPFVLRDSDGQVVAVLAHRGVTFFESETYLLEGSKPVKLDLPLKNSIQGYVAGQMVVLMEQDWKGFKTGDLVSFDLAQLKAAPDKALATLVLRPTARQSIEEVTTTRTKLVVGLLDSVKGAAKVLTHGDRGWTVQSLDLPANSAIGLGSSAETDERLFITVTGYLAPTTYWLVDAGTLKLEQIKASPDRFDASTHVVEQFEATSSDGVKIPYFVVRPKGVKYDGSAPTLLYAYGGFQVSMTPAYSGVMGKLWLERGGTYVVANIRGGGEFGPAWHEAALKANRQKAYDDFFAVSQDLITRKITSPRRLGIMGGSNGGLLMGVALTQRPELYNAIVVQVPLFDMIRYSQIGAGASWVGEYGDPAIPSERAVIAKYDPYSNLKAGQKYPEVFIETSTKDDRVHPAHARKAAARLEDLGYPVLYYENVDGGHAASANLAETARRQALEYTYLTRRLMD from the coding sequence ATGCGTAAGCGCCTTCTCGCCCTCCTCGTCACCTCCATCCTTGTTTCCGCGAGCCTGATGACCCTCGACCCCGCGATCGCCGCCGAAGCCCGCACGCCGCTCTCCGAACTGGGCAAGGACGACCCCTACATCTGGATGGAAGAGATCGAGGGGCCCCGCGCCCTCGACTGGGCCAAGGCCCAGAACGCCAGGAGCCTGCCGGTGCTGCAGGGCGATCCCCGCTACGCCGACCTGGAGGCCAAGGCCCTGGCCATCCTGAACGCCAAGGACCGGGTGCCGGGGGTCTCGTTCGCCGGCGACGGCTCCCTGCGCAACTTCTGGCAGGACAAGGACCATGTCCGGGGGATCTGGCGGAAAACCACGCTGGACAGCTACCGCGCGGCCGAGCCGACCTGGGAAACGATCCTCGACATCGACGCCCTATCCGAGGCCGAGAACGCCAACTGGGTGTTCAAGGGCGCAAGCTGCCTGCCGCCGGACGAGACGCGCTGCCTGGTCACGCTGTCCAACGGCGGCAAGGACGCCGTCACGGTCCGGGAGTTCGACACCACCACCAAGTCGTTTGTCCCCGGCGGCTTCGTGCTGCCCGAGGGCAAGCAGAACTACAGCTGGCTGGACAAGGACACCCTGCTGGTTGGCCGCGAATGGACCCCGGGCGAGCTGACCGAATCCGGCTACGCCTATGTTCTGAAGACTCTCAAGCGCGGCCAGGCCCTGGGCCAGGCGGTCGAGGTCTATCGCGGCCAGAAGACCGACGTCTCGGTCAGTCCCTTCGTTCTGCGCGACAGCGACGGCCAGGTCGTGGCCGTGTTGGCCCACCGGGGGGTGACCTTCTTCGAGAGCGAGACCTACCTGCTGGAAGGTTCCAAGCCGGTGAAGCTCGACCTGCCGCTCAAGAACTCGATCCAGGGCTATGTCGCCGGCCAGATGGTCGTGCTGATGGAGCAGGACTGGAAAGGCTTCAAGACCGGCGACCTGGTCAGCTTCGACCTGGCCCAGCTCAAGGCCGCGCCAGACAAGGCCTTGGCGACCCTGGTGCTGCGCCCGACGGCGCGCCAGTCGATCGAAGAGGTCACCACCACCCGCACCAAGCTGGTCGTCGGCCTGCTGGACAGCGTCAAGGGCGCGGCCAAGGTTCTGACCCATGGCGACAGGGGCTGGACCGTCCAGAGCCTGGACCTGCCAGCCAACAGCGCCATCGGCCTGGGCTCCTCGGCCGAGACCGACGAGCGGCTGTTCATCACCGTCACCGGCTATCTGGCGCCGACCACCTACTGGCTGGTCGACGCCGGGACGCTGAAGCTGGAGCAGATCAAGGCCTCGCCGGACCGCTTCGACGCCTCGACCCACGTGGTCGAGCAATTCGAAGCCACCTCGTCGGACGGGGTGAAGATCCCCTACTTCGTCGTGCGGCCCAAGGGCGTGAAATACGACGGCTCGGCCCCCACCCTGCTCTACGCCTATGGCGGGTTCCAGGTGTCGATGACTCCGGCCTATTCGGGGGTGATGGGCAAGCTGTGGCTGGAGCGCGGCGGGACCTATGTCGTCGCCAACATCCGCGGCGGCGGCGAGTTCGGCCCGGCCTGGCACGAGGCGGCCCTGAAGGCGAACCGCCAGAAGGCCTATGACGACTTCTTCGCCGTCTCCCAGGACCTGATCACCCGCAAGATCACCTCGCCACGGCGCCTTGGGATCATGGGCGGCAGCAATGGCGGCCTGCTGATGGGGGTCGCCCTGACCCAGCGGCCCGAGCTCTACAACGCCATCGTCGTGCAGGTGCCGCTGTTCGACATGATCCGCTACAGCCAGATCGGGGCGGGCGCCTCGTGGGTGGGCGAGTATGGCGACCCGGCCATACCCTCCGAGCGGGCGGTGATCGCCAAGTATGACCCGTACTCAAACCTGAAGGCCGGCCAGAAATATCCCGAGGTCTTCATCGAGACCTCGACCAAGGACGACCGCGTCCATCCGGCCCACGCCCGCAAGGCGGCGGCGCGGCTGGAGGATCTCGGCTATCCGGTGCTCTATTACGAGAACGTCGACGGCGGCCACGCGGCCAGCGCCAACCTGGCCGAGACGGCCCGGCGCCAGGCGCTGGAATACACCTACCTGACCCGCAGGCTGATGGACTGA
- a CDS encoding DUF2218 domain-containing protein, whose product MESHARVATDKAARYMIQLAKHWSHKFEVTYDETSALFPLPLGTCRMVAHADGLDITVEAADLEGLARLEDVVAKHLDRFAFREGELKYGWTRAWAAGTVDPRAMRINAVH is encoded by the coding sequence ATGGAAAGCCATGCCCGCGTCGCCACCGACAAGGCGGCCCGCTATATGATCCAATTGGCCAAGCACTGGAGCCACAAGTTCGAGGTCACGTACGACGAGACCTCGGCCTTGTTCCCGTTGCCGCTGGGGACCTGCCGCATGGTCGCCCATGCCGACGGCCTGGACATCACCGTCGAGGCCGCCGACCTGGAGGGCCTGGCCCGCCTGGAGGACGTGGTGGCCAAGCACCTCGATCGCTTCGCCTTCCGCGAGGGCGAGCTGAAATACGGTTGGACTCGAGCATGGGCCGCCGGGACCGTGGACCCGCGCGCCATGCGGATCAACGCGGTCCACTGA